A single window of Microbispora hainanensis DNA harbors:
- a CDS encoding ArsB/NhaD family transporter: MSAAVSFAIFVVAFAFIAAEKVHKVKVVLVAAGAMAVLGLIPGDEVFFSETAGIDWNVIFLLLGMMIIVGVVKHTGVFDYLAIWAAKKSKGRPYRLMVMLMIITAIASPFLDNVTTIMLVAPVTVVVCNRLGIPAQPYLIAEVLASNIGGAATLIGDPPNIIIGSRAGLTFNDFLVHMAPIVVVVFVVFVLLTRVLFRRSFRYSPERVAAVMALQERRAITDPRLLTRCMVVLGGVVAAFCLHPVLHVEPSIVALVGAGVMLLVSRADVPDVLREVEWGTLVFFMGLFVMVAGLVNTGVIATMGGWAVGALGGDHFLSATALLFGSGVLGAFFDNIPYVATMVPVVEEMVAQTPDPKTGQALWWSFALGADFSGNGTAVAASANVVAVGIAARTGHRIGFWQFTRYGIFVTALSITMAWVYVWLRYFV, from the coding sequence TGGCCGTCCTGGGGCTGATCCCCGGCGACGAGGTGTTCTTCTCCGAGACCGCCGGAATCGACTGGAACGTCATCTTCCTGCTGCTCGGCATGATGATCATCGTCGGCGTCGTCAAGCACACGGGAGTCTTCGACTACCTCGCCATCTGGGCGGCCAAGAAGTCCAAGGGACGGCCCTACCGGCTGATGGTCATGCTGATGATCATCACCGCGATCGCCTCGCCGTTCCTGGACAACGTCACCACGATCATGCTGGTCGCGCCGGTCACCGTGGTCGTCTGCAACCGGCTCGGCATCCCGGCTCAGCCATACCTCATCGCCGAGGTCCTGGCGTCCAACATCGGCGGCGCGGCGACGCTCATCGGCGACCCGCCCAACATCATCATCGGCAGCCGCGCCGGGCTGACGTTCAACGACTTCCTGGTCCACATGGCGCCGATCGTGGTCGTCGTCTTCGTGGTGTTCGTGCTGCTCACCCGGGTGCTGTTCCGCAGGTCGTTCCGCTACTCGCCGGAACGGGTGGCCGCGGTGATGGCGCTGCAGGAACGGCGGGCGATCACCGACCCGCGCCTGCTCACGCGATGCATGGTCGTGCTCGGCGGGGTGGTCGCCGCGTTCTGCCTGCACCCCGTGCTGCACGTGGAGCCGTCGATCGTCGCCCTGGTGGGTGCCGGGGTGATGCTGCTGGTGTCCCGCGCCGACGTGCCCGACGTCCTGCGCGAGGTCGAGTGGGGCACCCTGGTCTTCTTCATGGGCCTGTTCGTCATGGTCGCCGGCCTGGTGAACACGGGCGTCATCGCCACGATGGGCGGCTGGGCCGTCGGCGCGCTCGGCGGCGACCACTTCCTGTCGGCCACGGCGCTGCTGTTCGGTTCGGGCGTGCTCGGCGCGTTCTTCGACAACATCCCCTACGTCGCCACGATGGTGCCCGTCGTCGAGGAGATGGTCGCCCAGACGCCGGATCCGAAGACCGGGCAGGCACTGTGGTGGTCCTTCGCCCTGGGGGCCGACTTCAGCGGCAACGGCACCGCGGTGGCCGCGAGCGCGAACGTCGTGGCCGTCGGCATCGCCGCCCGGACCGGCCATCGCATCGGCTTCTGGCAGTTCACCCGCTATGGCATCTTCGTCACCGCGCTGAGCATCACGATGGCGTGGGTGTACGTCTGGCTGCGCTACTTCGTCTGA